The Parashewanella tropica genome window below encodes:
- a CDS encoding ankyrin repeat domain-containing protein → MASSSAVLTQPAPTSVGTQQVQTADVIPSLCENELSTASINPELNPIWSELVEDINILKPMFEQQLIDSHRTIDWELLQYHLINQVNGQPSDKNIKNFAEAIRRFRNRICGDPNMPCNQQALKVIALQLSYSDSFSFEQIHQDVALSNQGLLHIHLHLRTRLLFETVMQSERGFERFDEHGNIKVGSINTTLTQIGKGGEPNLQEYVDVYKPGRTSSGSVKHQHRRILEILGELAPRMGVDYTAPVERNLWGKPVASVLEAQDEELMPELQQRCRILNVLNFGAQLYCRHINLIVADDSKCYSHGSPAQTGLMQLFRLREPNCGLNYDAHTGHFLGRHNSPKIPEEMLTSMAITQQKALAVLPQIPTLEPQLVGRNFTFSGEHGCCFKFTGKKEKTNPSYEKVVTDIIPSLPEYAVEPFLWHWIKLTRTKDAEGLAHFAYDMYLHRPSLSQAELGYVAALRRRILGDDLMKEALVTLCNDTSKDSMGRPFKSIWAQQLLGLVGVKIELTQTRGSTKWQESPATSENANRRRGPSRRDANSERIETGTWVVSPNSSSNMGVLRNAVSSGNLGEVKQQLEEGGIARQYQMKERTFFFRYILHLACRKERYEIVKYLLEQSYVDVNAKNNQGRTALHIAIDKGNVDLVKLLCSHKSIDLTSTDKKGYTPLHLACASKHQDDGAMAETIAKQNPSVLNQCSLPITEEFSNRVNNVSQRAEEVSQVLGLRQFDQQLTTQRITPLQQCILSGQKGLAQRLKTVGKGIKVSLIQNTSCLNNTLHLLASMGKSEELEWLLKQAQVTEEQLKQKGNAGFTPLQLAVVLGDECNVRTMLNYGACRRACVNQKWGTEECRVTLLHLASRLHRLSVMSVLVSCDKVDFNACDSRGSHILHAIFQYRSAVEVQEQLNAIIQSPPHSPLQLDVVDQAKCTFVHIAATRSRQHVVHALALLDTFTAPAIVTARNQQGDTALHLAIRQGNIGVIKALVSAPLYKVNAVDSEKNSPLMLAVNLGKAEAITELLCHQHLDLTLQNEQQENVFHLACRKQETGELKKIIHYLKHHLVLGPSYAMEQDTPQPLAQCVAGQHATNRQCYTDLLNRKNTTGQTPLHLACDANNLELVIELTELCYFGNRLNPVIDISAKDDNNQTPLHIACSHNNKDMVLHLISISDEKKFAPKLDDLYEFSSVVWVTNERTLNWGEALEEDQQGEQTSVESENGDTVEVSWDVDVRAVDAEIDKTKEVDGFEMITVKPDASWEESPLHIATRMNNQEMVEAIVSYRPGYVHMANAHGITPFHIACKKKIQKVIDIFKSFFRITVRKPASVNNTRLHEVVRHFGTRDDVTEHHFEQKLLACTQGESSVNTRDDGGDTALHVAIESNQPALAIRILTLRGLEQPPEAKKPLELIPAFEPNLRNVHGLTPLELIFFRRLHQQAEYAELIQLLLLKGEENGKDPNWLKAQVVSAIENGNTPLLEVLIRYCIHEIPAETVENQYWYCDEEGNTFHHLAAKCGKPEVIATLSKCGVYTGTRNKFGDLPLHTVIKANLEEDKKIACIRELLTCQEPDLYEVDAEGNNVLHLVAIHEPGLLPILLETEKVPPLPHLVVMHEFDKGRLEKGGLGLNERNGQGKTVSELERNGQGKTVLQLAAENKRASLRLLEFLAKKGAKAPVPVMKQIAEEMKKQGWLESAEGLETGSFQAVDHRGNNALHRLCLKGDFKTLRHLLENYNEEFSPCLLQANNEGYTPLQVAILCNSEAVAEAKSSDSLDEVNGDFYACVKGILLQSGDVGFGIEAHGENVIHLALRGINDPKSGFTMNMMNTLIGYMNNNNHSSLLPKPDRDGYTILHHFAMTESKQNIKQIRTLLDVRPKLLLIPDRDGVSPLLRAVLNQQASLVALYYDYAMGDIEERKGFTPNEQLFMLRDGLPSKELLATALLPEPMSIPVSDDDSDASVNRLNRPSMITPYGQESRTLLQHLENIWDDYGKLDPLLIAVVTDNRRISKKLHDMAAQCYPSASEHRYRGSNLLHVACKYSDLDTILHLLEIEDRRTYGGSGDDSDFVMVPRGGGIQHYYGLADRDVDSDGVLHLLVKYGRTDVVRYLCSSDIVKVSLPLLNMDNGGMQTAEQLARTLGKTELAEILQDKRTTLERELKVKPKKTSRFSRSRSTPVQVVETTENEDSDDSRTYCYPGSSSVWDRESQVWMVPASIKTVEDEDEKQTSTSSTLSPQGLTPELPLSGIREQPQLHRTQSEASHLAARTETNRPLSNQQSNSDGDLPYLTSSTAAVRNLHGVNPMRDELVQSHMDYSKSQSQSRPNKLQLLATPSHGTVTSARTSPVTDSAHGSAAQTPNPIFRISSAEPSPAVTPVSGFPNQHSNGNKETEQGKGVTPSLAATGSQGQLPRPASTYSTNSNDSGISNPSTFAEEEQEDTTLTEQADDEMQFDFDNPPTLEEMVETMSQTAAQPKKDDLNPFPLGMDNTP, encoded by the coding sequence ATGGCTAGTTCTTCAGCAGTGTTAACACAACCAGCACCCACATCAGTTGGCACACAACAGGTGCAAACCGCTGATGTAATACCCTCATTATGTGAAAATGAACTCAGCACGGCTTCGATAAATCCAGAGTTAAACCCTATTTGGTCTGAATTAGTTGAAGACATCAATATCCTTAAGCCGATGTTTGAGCAGCAGCTCATCGACTCTCATCGAACCATTGACTGGGAGTTACTCCAATACCATTTGATTAATCAGGTAAATGGTCAACCAAGCGATAAAAATATTAAGAATTTTGCCGAGGCGATTAGGAGATTTCGAAATCGTATCTGTGGTGATCCTAATATGCCATGCAATCAACAAGCACTTAAAGTCATAGCATTACAACTGTCTTATTCAGACTCTTTTTCTTTTGAACAAATACATCAAGATGTGGCGCTCAGTAACCAAGGTCTGCTTCATATTCATCTACACCTAAGAACGAGACTGTTATTTGAAACCGTCATGCAGAGTGAGCGTGGTTTTGAGCGCTTTGATGAGCACGGCAACATCAAAGTAGGTAGTATCAATACCACCTTGACACAAATCGGAAAAGGCGGCGAGCCGAACTTACAAGAATATGTCGATGTGTACAAGCCGGGACGTACAAGCTCGGGTTCTGTAAAACATCAACACAGAAGAATATTAGAGATTTTGGGAGAGTTAGCGCCAAGGATGGGAGTTGATTATACCGCGCCTGTTGAAAGAAACCTGTGGGGTAAACCTGTTGCTAGTGTATTAGAGGCACAAGATGAAGAATTGATGCCTGAGCTACAACAGCGCTGCCGTATTCTAAATGTGCTAAATTTTGGTGCTCAGCTATATTGTCGACATATTAACCTAATCGTGGCTGACGACAGCAAATGTTATAGCCATGGCTCACCTGCTCAAACAGGATTGATGCAATTATTTAGACTAAGAGAACCGAATTGTGGGCTTAACTATGATGCACATACTGGACACTTTTTAGGAAGGCATAATAGCCCAAAAATCCCAGAGGAAATGCTCACCTCAATGGCTATTACTCAGCAAAAGGCATTAGCAGTATTACCTCAAATTCCGACTTTAGAACCTCAGTTAGTAGGTCGGAATTTCACTTTTTCAGGAGAGCATGGGTGTTGTTTTAAATTTACCGGCAAAAAAGAAAAAACCAACCCAAGCTATGAAAAAGTCGTGACAGATATTATTCCATCCTTGCCTGAGTACGCCGTAGAGCCTTTCTTGTGGCACTGGATTAAACTCACACGAACAAAGGATGCTGAAGGGTTAGCTCACTTTGCCTATGATATGTATTTACATCGCCCTTCATTATCACAAGCAGAGCTTGGGTATGTTGCCGCTTTAAGAAGACGTATTTTGGGTGATGACTTAATGAAAGAGGCGTTGGTAACGCTTTGTAATGATACCAGTAAAGACAGCATGGGTAGGCCCTTTAAAAGTATATGGGCTCAGCAGTTACTTGGTTTGGTTGGAGTTAAAATTGAACTGACTCAAACGAGAGGCTCAACAAAATGGCAAGAAAGTCCGGCAACTTCCGAGAATGCGAATCGAAGAAGAGGTCCCAGTCGTCGAGATGCAAATTCAGAACGTATCGAAACGGGCACTTGGGTCGTATCACCAAATAGTTCTTCCAATATGGGGGTGTTACGTAATGCTGTGAGTTCAGGTAACTTAGGAGAAGTTAAGCAGCAATTGGAGGAGGGAGGTATTGCTAGACAATACCAAATGAAAGAACGAACCTTTTTTTTCCGTTATATTCTCCATTTAGCATGTCGAAAGGAACGGTATGAAATTGTTAAGTATCTTCTTGAGCAGTCTTATGTTGATGTTAATGCTAAAAATAATCAGGGGAGAACGGCATTACATATTGCCATAGATAAGGGAAATGTAGATCTCGTTAAGCTGCTGTGTAGCCACAAGTCTATTGATCTAACGAGTACGGATAAAAAAGGCTACACCCCATTGCATTTGGCCTGTGCTTCAAAACATCAAGATGATGGTGCAATGGCAGAGACCATTGCTAAGCAAAATCCTTCTGTATTGAACCAATGTTCATTGCCAATCACTGAAGAGTTTTCTAATCGAGTGAACAATGTTTCTCAGAGGGCGGAAGAAGTTAGCCAAGTGCTTGGGCTACGTCAGTTTGATCAACAATTGACGACCCAACGTATAACTCCATTGCAACAGTGCATTTTGAGTGGTCAAAAAGGTTTAGCGCAACGCTTAAAAACGGTAGGAAAAGGAATAAAAGTATCCTTAATTCAAAATACTTCATGTCTCAACAATACCTTACATTTATTGGCTTCTATGGGGAAATCAGAAGAGCTTGAATGGCTATTAAAACAAGCACAAGTGACTGAGGAACAGTTAAAACAGAAGGGTAATGCGGGCTTCACACCACTACAGTTAGCTGTGGTGCTAGGGGATGAATGCAATGTCCGTACAATGCTTAATTATGGTGCCTGTCGTAGAGCATGTGTGAATCAAAAGTGGGGCACAGAAGAATGTAGAGTTACGTTATTGCATCTGGCCTCTAGACTACATCGTTTATCAGTTATGTCTGTGTTAGTCAGTTGCGATAAAGTCGACTTTAATGCTTGTGATTCTCGCGGAAGTCATATTTTACATGCGATTTTTCAATACAGAAGTGCAGTCGAGGTTCAAGAACAGCTAAATGCCATTATTCAGTCTCCTCCTCACTCTCCGTTACAACTAGATGTCGTTGATCAAGCTAAGTGTACCTTTGTTCATATTGCAGCAACTCGCTCAAGACAGCATGTGGTTCATGCTTTAGCCTTGCTGGATACTTTTACCGCCCCCGCTATTGTGACTGCTAGAAATCAACAAGGTGACACTGCGCTTCACCTTGCTATAAGGCAGGGTAATATTGGAGTGATCAAGGCGCTAGTATCCGCTCCTCTTTACAAAGTTAACGCGGTTGATTCTGAAAAAAATAGCCCCTTGATGTTAGCGGTAAACTTGGGAAAAGCTGAAGCCATAACGGAATTACTTTGTCATCAACATTTGGATTTAACACTCCAAAATGAACAGCAAGAAAATGTATTCCATCTTGCTTGTCGTAAACAAGAGACTGGTGAACTTAAGAAAATAATTCATTATCTCAAACACCATCTTGTTTTGGGACCGAGCTATGCTATGGAACAAGATACTCCTCAACCCCTTGCTCAATGTGTTGCAGGACAACATGCTACTAATCGTCAATGCTACACGGACTTGCTAAATCGAAAAAATACTACAGGTCAAACACCACTGCATTTGGCCTGTGACGCTAATAATTTGGAGCTGGTCATTGAGCTAACGGAATTATGTTATTTTGGAAATCGTTTGAATCCTGTTATTGATATTTCAGCAAAAGATGATAACAACCAAACTCCGCTTCATATTGCGTGTTCTCATAATAACAAAGATATGGTGTTACATCTCATTTCTATATCCGATGAAAAAAAGTTTGCTCCCAAGCTGGATGATTTATATGAATTTTCTTCCGTTGTTTGGGTCACAAACGAGCGTACGCTAAATTGGGGGGAAGCGTTAGAAGAAGATCAGCAAGGTGAACAGACAAGCGTTGAAAGCGAAAATGGTGATACTGTAGAAGTCAGCTGGGATGTCGATGTTAGAGCAGTTGATGCTGAAATTGATAAGACCAAAGAGGTCGATGGCTTTGAAATGATAACTGTTAAACCTGATGCAAGTTGGGAGGAATCACCGCTTCATATCGCTACTCGTATGAATAATCAAGAAATGGTCGAAGCTATAGTTAGCTATCGTCCTGGTTACGTGCATATGGCAAATGCTCATGGCATCACTCCTTTCCATATTGCGTGCAAAAAGAAAATTCAAAAAGTGATTGATATTTTCAAAAGTTTTTTTCGAATAACAGTCCGTAAGCCAGCTTCCGTCAATAATACTCGTTTACATGAGGTTGTTCGTCATTTTGGCACTCGCGACGACGTTACCGAGCACCATTTTGAACAAAAGTTACTCGCCTGTACTCAGGGCGAAAGTAGTGTTAACACGCGTGATGATGGTGGCGACACTGCCTTACATGTAGCTATAGAGAGCAATCAGCCTGCTCTGGCAATTAGAATTCTCACTCTTAGAGGCCTCGAGCAGCCACCTGAAGCTAAAAAGCCATTAGAATTAATACCCGCATTTGAACCCAATTTAAGGAATGTTCACGGTCTAACGCCATTAGAACTTATTTTTTTCCGACGTCTTCATCAACAGGCTGAGTATGCTGAGTTGATACAATTATTATTACTAAAAGGTGAAGAAAACGGAAAAGATCCGAATTGGTTAAAAGCACAAGTTGTATCTGCTATTGAAAATGGAAACACGCCATTACTAGAAGTACTTATACGCTACTGCATTCACGAAATACCAGCAGAGACAGTGGAAAATCAGTACTGGTATTGTGATGAAGAAGGTAACACCTTCCATCACTTAGCTGCAAAATGTGGAAAGCCCGAAGTTATTGCTACATTAAGTAAATGTGGAGTGTATACAGGTACTCGGAATAAATTTGGTGATTTACCATTGCATACGGTAATAAAAGCCAATTTAGAAGAAGACAAAAAAATCGCATGTATTCGGGAGCTCTTAACCTGTCAGGAACCAGACTTATATGAGGTAGACGCTGAAGGTAATAATGTATTACATCTTGTTGCCATACATGAACCAGGCTTATTACCAATATTACTTGAAACAGAAAAAGTGCCACCTTTACCTCATTTGGTGGTGATGCATGAGTTCGACAAGGGAAGGTTAGAAAAAGGTGGATTAGGCTTAAATGAAAGAAATGGACAAGGAAAAACTGTATCAGAACTTGAAAGAAACGGACAAGGAAAAACTGTATTACAACTTGCGGCTGAAAATAAGCGAGCATCGCTTCGTCTTCTAGAATTTTTAGCCAAAAAAGGGGCAAAAGCCCCTGTCCCCGTCATGAAACAAATAGCTGAAGAGATGAAAAAGCAAGGTTGGCTAGAATCAGCTGAAGGGCTTGAAACAGGGAGTTTTCAGGCTGTTGATCATAGAGGTAACAACGCACTACACAGATTGTGCCTAAAAGGTGATTTTAAAACATTAAGGCATTTATTAGAGAATTATAACGAAGAGTTTTCACCTTGTTTATTGCAGGCCAATAATGAGGGCTATACTCCACTGCAAGTGGCGATACTGTGTAATAGTGAGGCTGTAGCTGAGGCCAAAAGCTCAGATAGCCTAGATGAGGTTAATGGCGATTTCTATGCTTGTGTTAAGGGAATATTGTTACAAAGTGGAGATGTAGGTTTTGGAATTGAAGCACACGGCGAGAATGTCATTCATCTTGCTTTAAGAGGAATAAATGATCCAAAGTCTGGTTTTACGATGAATATGATGAATACCCTGATAGGGTATATGAACAATAATAACCATTCATCACTGTTACCTAAGCCTGATCGTGATGGTTATACCATACTGCATCATTTTGCTATGACGGAATCAAAGCAAAATATCAAACAGATTAGAACTCTTTTAGACGTTCGACCAAAATTATTGTTGATACCAGACAGAGATGGAGTATCGCCATTACTTAGGGCGGTGCTTAATCAGCAAGCCAGTTTAGTTGCTCTCTACTACGATTATGCGATGGGTGATATAGAAGAACGAAAAGGTTTTACGCCTAACGAACAGTTGTTTATGTTGAGAGATGGATTACCGTCTAAAGAGCTACTTGCAACAGCATTATTGCCTGAACCAATGAGTATTCCAGTAAGTGATGACGATAGTGATGCAAGTGTAAATAGACTCAATCGACCAAGTATGATCACGCCATATGGACAAGAGTCTCGCACCTTACTGCAACACCTTGAAAATATTTGGGATGATTATGGGAAGTTAGACCCTCTGTTAATTGCAGTCGTTACAGATAATAGAAGGATAAGTAAAAAGTTACATGATATGGCTGCGCAATGTTATCCAAGTGCCAGTGAACATCGATATCGTGGTTCTAACTTGTTACACGTTGCATGCAAATACAGTGATCTTGATACCATATTGCATTTACTTGAAATAGAAGATCGGCGTACTTACGGCGGTAGTGGTGATGACAGTGATTTTGTCATGGTTCCTCGTGGTGGAGGGATACAACATTATTATGGATTGGCAGATCGTGACGTTGATAGTGATGGTGTTTTACACTTGCTGGTTAAATATGGAAGAACAGATGTGGTGCGCTATTTATGTTCTTCGGATATCGTTAAGGTGAGCCTCCCCTTACTTAATATGGACAATGGGGGGATGCAAACGGCAGAACAATTAGCACGTACTTTGGGTAAGACTGAGCTTGCTGAGATTCTTCAGGATAAGCGGACAACGTTAGAACGAGAACTTAAAGTCAAACCGAAAAAAACTTCTCGTTTTTCACGTAGCCGAAGTACACCTGTGCAAGTGGTTGAAACGACAGAGAACGAAGATTCTGACGACTCCAGAACATACTGTTATCCAGGTTCTTCATCTGTTTGGGATAGGGAGTCACAGGTGTGGATGGTTCCCGCTTCAATTAAAACTGTCGAAGATGAAGATGAAAAGCAAACGTCAACTTCTTCTACTTTGAGTCCTCAAGGCTTAACACCTGAACTGCCATTATCTGGTATAAGGGAGCAACCTCAACTTCACAGAACACAAAGTGAAGCCTCTCATTTGGCCGCTCGAACAGAGACAAATAGACCACTCAGTAACCAGCAATCGAATAGTGATGGCGATTTACCTTATTTAACTTCATCAACGGCAGCCGTTCGAAACCTGCATGGCGTAAACCCAATGCGTGATGAGCTTGTACAATCTCATATGGATTATTCAAAAAGTCAGTCACAATCACGACCTAACAAGCTTCAGCTGTTGGCGACGCCAAGCCATGGAACAGTAACATCGGCACGAACTTCTCCGGTCACAGATAGTGCTCATGGTAGCGCTGCGCAAACTCCTAACCCTATCTTTAGAATTTCATCTGCTGAGCCTTCCCCTGCTGTTACTCCAGTATCGGGATTTCCCAATCAACACTCTAATGGTAATAAAGAAACGGAGCAGGGAAAGGGAGTCACTCCATCATTGGCTGCGACCGGTTCACAAGGACAACTTCCAAGGCCAGCAAGTACGTATAGCACCAATAGCAATGATTCAGGCATCAGTAACCCTTCAACTTTTGCCGAAGAAGAACAAGAAGACACTACCTTGACGGAACAGGCTGATGATGAAATGCAATTTGATTTTGATAATCCTCCTACGCTTGAGGAGATGGTAGAAACCATGTCACAAACTGCAGCGCAGCCTAAAAAGGATGACTTAAATCCGTTTCCGCTGGGAATGGATAACACCCCCTAG
- the nfuA gene encoding Fe-S biogenesis protein NfuA: MISISEAAQKHFVKLLADQPEGTHIRVFVISPGTPSAECGVSYCPPDAVEEDDIQLDFDGFSAMVDEKSAPFLEEASIDFVTDQLGSQLTLKAPNAKMRKVADDAPLKDRIEYVIQSEINPQLASHGGNILLTELTEEGVAVLQFGGGCNGCAQVDVTLKDGIEKQLLDQFPGELTGVVDATDHQRGDHSFY, translated from the coding sequence ATGATTAGCATTTCTGAAGCAGCACAAAAGCATTTTGTAAAACTATTGGCGGATCAGCCAGAGGGCACACATATTCGTGTATTCGTCATTAGCCCTGGTACGCCATCGGCGGAATGTGGTGTGTCTTACTGTCCACCAGATGCCGTGGAAGAAGATGATATTCAACTGGATTTTGATGGCTTCAGTGCAATGGTCGATGAAAAAAGTGCGCCGTTTTTAGAAGAAGCGAGCATTGACTTTGTGACTGATCAACTTGGCTCTCAACTGACCTTAAAAGCACCAAACGCCAAAATGCGTAAAGTGGCGGATGATGCGCCGCTGAAAGATCGTATCGAATATGTGATCCAGTCTGAGATCAATCCACAGCTTGCGAGTCACGGCGGTAATATTTTATTGACGGAGCTAACTGAAGAAGGTGTGGCGGTACTTCAATTTGGTGGTGGCTGTAATGGCTGTGCTCAAGTAGATGTGACACTTAAAGATGGAATTGAAAAGCAATTATTAGATCAATTCCCTGGTGAGCTGACTGGTGTCGTCGATGCCACCGATCACCAACGTGGTGACCACTCTTTTTATTAA
- a CDS encoding M14 family zinc carboxypeptidase — protein sequence MKKLALLSLSSLLLSSSLLTSAHATIQTEFELPSVQYTSNLMTPENYLGYPLGEWHLRHDQLNGYLKLLAQQSAKVSLEDTGYSHERRQQLSVVITSEENQQRLNEIINQRATVKTGNKVDGPLVVWLAYSIHGDEASGAHAAMALSYYLSASNEPWVKQLLDDMVVIVTPSQNPDGMDRFANWANNNRSNVLNLDPNNREHHQHWERGRFNHYLADLNRDWLFLRHPESQGRVALFHKWQPHYVGDFHEMGHRSSYFFQPGVPERTHPLTPKQNQALTDKIANYHRSELDKMGQPYFSKQSFDDFFYGKGSTYPDINGAIGVLFEQASARGKGVDSPNGAVTLERAIQNQFATSISSLKGTLALKKELHDYQAEFFDKRRNKAGRQEGVLLSAKHDPHRLQQFAEILAQHNIDFEYLNRDIKQNMLTFAKQDSLFIPYAQPQHALTRALFDKRQSFKDETFYDVSSFDLSAAFDLQLAEEVNISNKYLTSSVKRHTPNEIAPDSVAVLIDWQQSNAAPFLQSLLAKGIDAKFSTKPLTVTAGEKTKTLGSGTLQILLKQDDVNRDSLVTTIKTEAKRHNLNITPVSTFAAVSGIDLGSPNFVPVTPVKPLLVTSDSTNPMEVGQLWNFLDNTLNMPVTLVDADNLSRINLNDYSHVLFAHGWYASLTAKTADKLKRFAQNGGTIVAQKAAVSWLKQHKLLQTEVFNSKQANELFDTKGLTFGDQENLRARKTIGGAIVNIDLDNSHPLNFGVTNTRIRLMKNHIVAFEAPKASFISAGQYHQSPLASGYMAPEYQQHYPKLHSMIAERLGRGRVIGFAENLVFRNVWLGSEKIYSNALFFSNGL from the coding sequence ATGAAAAAACTTGCGCTCTTATCCTTAAGCTCTTTGCTATTAAGCAGTAGCCTTTTAACCTCGGCTCACGCAACCATTCAGACGGAATTTGAATTACCTTCAGTTCAATATACATCTAACTTGATGACACCAGAAAATTATCTAGGTTATCCATTGGGTGAGTGGCATCTGCGCCATGACCAACTCAATGGCTATTTAAAACTACTGGCGCAACAAAGCGCAAAAGTATCGTTAGAAGACACGGGATACAGTCACGAGCGTCGTCAGCAACTTTCTGTGGTGATCACTTCTGAAGAAAATCAACAACGTCTAAATGAGATCATCAATCAACGTGCCACCGTCAAAACAGGTAATAAAGTTGATGGTCCATTAGTGGTTTGGTTGGCGTACTCGATTCACGGTGACGAAGCCAGCGGCGCTCATGCTGCGATGGCATTGAGTTACTACTTGAGTGCCAGTAATGAACCTTGGGTAAAGCAGTTATTAGATGACATGGTGGTGATCGTCACTCCAAGTCAGAACCCTGATGGCATGGATCGCTTTGCCAACTGGGCAAACAACAATCGCAGCAACGTTTTAAATCTTGATCCTAACAATCGTGAGCATCATCAGCATTGGGAACGAGGTCGTTTTAATCATTATCTCGCCGATCTCAACCGTGACTGGCTGTTCCTCCGTCATCCTGAATCTCAAGGACGTGTGGCGTTATTTCACAAGTGGCAACCGCATTATGTGGGTGACTTTCACGAAATGGGGCATCGTTCTAGCTACTTCTTCCAACCGGGCGTACCAGAGCGCACTCATCCGTTAACCCCAAAGCAAAACCAAGCACTCACCGATAAAATTGCCAACTATCATCGCTCAGAGCTGGATAAAATGGGGCAGCCCTATTTTTCTAAGCAATCGTTCGATGACTTCTTCTATGGCAAAGGCTCAACCTACCCCGATATCAACGGTGCGATTGGAGTATTGTTCGAACAAGCCAGTGCACGAGGTAAAGGGGTAGACTCTCCAAATGGTGCAGTGACATTAGAGCGAGCTATTCAGAATCAATTTGCCACCTCTATCTCTAGCCTTAAAGGCACATTGGCACTGAAAAAAGAGCTACACGACTATCAAGCCGAGTTTTTTGATAAGCGCCGTAATAAAGCGGGACGTCAGGAAGGGGTATTGCTCAGCGCCAAACATGATCCACATCGTTTACAACAATTTGCCGAGATCTTAGCTCAGCATAATATTGATTTTGAGTATCTGAATCGTGATATCAAACAAAACATGCTAACTTTTGCTAAGCAAGACTCGTTGTTTATTCCTTATGCTCAACCTCAACATGCCTTGACCCGTGCCTTATTTGACAAGCGTCAGTCGTTTAAAGACGAAACGTTTTACGATGTATCAAGCTTCGACCTATCGGCGGCATTCGATTTACAGTTGGCTGAAGAGGTCAATATTTCCAATAAATACCTGACTTCAAGCGTTAAAAGACATACACCAAATGAAATCGCTCCAGATTCAGTAGCCGTTTTAATTGATTGGCAACAGTCTAATGCGGCACCATTCTTACAAAGCTTGCTGGCTAAAGGCATTGATGCCAAATTTAGTACTAAGCCTTTAACGGTAACCGCTGGCGAGAAAACAAAGACGTTAGGCTCTGGCACCCTACAAATTTTACTTAAGCAGGATGATGTTAACCGCGATAGCTTAGTAACAACAATTAAAACCGAAGCTAAGCGACACAATTTAAACATTACCCCTGTTTCTACCTTTGCCGCCGTATCGGGTATTGATTTGGGCAGCCCGAACTTTGTTCCTGTAACGCCAGTAAAACCGCTATTGGTAACCAGTGATAGCACAAATCCGATGGAAGTCGGTCAGCTATGGAACTTCTTAGATAACACCTTAAATATGCCGGTAACCCTAGTGGATGCTGATAACCTTAGCCGTATTAACTTAAATGATTACAGCCACGTCCTATTTGCTCACGGCTGGTATGCTTCGTTAACGGCTAAAACCGCTGACAAACTAAAACGATTTGCCCAAAATGGTGGCACCATTGTCGCTCAAAAAGCCGCGGTAAGCTGGCTTAAACAACATAAGCTTCTTCAAACGGAAGTGTTTAACAGTAAACAAGCTAATGAACTGTTTGATACAAAAGGGTTAACCTTTGGTGACCAAGAAAATCTGCGTGCTCGTAAAACCATTGGTGGCGCAATCGTCAATATTGATTTAGACAATAGCCACCCATTAAACTTTGGTGTCACCAATACTCGTATTCGTCTGATGAAAAATCATATTGTGGCATTTGAAGCTCCAAAAGCATCCTTTATCAGTGCAGGACAATATCATCAGTCACCACTGGCAAGCGGTTATATGGCGCCGGAATATCAACAGCATTACCCTAAACTTCATTCCATGATCGCCGAGCGACTCGGTCGAGGACGTGTGATTGGCTTTGCAGAAAACCTAGTTTTCAGAAACGTATGGCTGGGCAGTGAAAAAATCTATAGTAACGCCCTGTTTTTCAGTAACGGGCTATAG